The following nucleotide sequence is from Longimicrobium sp..
AACCCGAAGACACGCCACGGAAGCCCTCCTCTGTGTCTCCGTGTCTCTGTGTGAGCCAAGCAGTTGCGGTTCCCTCCGCGTCTCCGCGTCTCCGCGTGAGACCCGCCGTCCCCCGACCTACGGAAAAACCCGTTGACAACCACCCACCCACCCATTATCCTACGGAAGAACCCGTAGATGAGACCATGACCGAGATCACCTTCACACCCCGCGAGCTGGACGTGATGAGCATCCTCTGGCGGAGCGGCTCCGGCACCGTCAACGAGGTGCGCGAGGCGCTCGGCGAAGAGCTGGCCTACACGTCCGTGCTCTCCGTGCTGCAGACGCTGGAAGAAAAGGGGTACGTGCGCCACGAGCCGGAGGGCCGCGCCTACCGCTACCACCCGACCGTGGCCCCGGACCGCGCGGGCCGCAGCGCCATCAGCCGCATCCGCGAAGCCGTCTTTCAGGGCTCCGCGGAGCTGATGTTCGCCCAGCTCGTCTCCGACCGCGGCCTCAAGCGCGAGGAGCTGGAGCGCATGCGCCGCCTTCTCGCCGAGCGGATGGAGGAAGAGCCATGATCGTGTCGTGGATGCTGTACTCGCTCCTGGTGAGCGTGCTGGTCGCCGCCGCTGCGTGGGTGCTGGAGGAAGTGTGCCGCCTGCTGGGCCGCCCCGTGCGCTGGGTGTGGATCGGCGCGATGGGAGCCACCCTGGCCCTGGTCGCGCTGGCCCCGCTCCGCACCTCCGCGCCCACCTCGCTCGCCATCGACACCGCCGTCGTCCGCCGCACCGCCCCCGTCGCGGCGGACGACACGGATGCCGGCCTGCTCGCCGCCCTCACCGACGCCGCCACCGCCGTCCGCGACCTGGCCGGCGACACCCTGCGCGATGCCGCCACACTCGGCGCCCGCATCCCCGGCGAGGCGCTGGCGGCCGGGTGGCTCGTCCTCACCGCCGCGCTTCTGGCGATCGCCGCGGCCACCCTCCACCGTGGCAATCGCGAGCGCCGCCGCTGGCCGCTGCACGACGTCGCCGGCACGCCCGTGCGGGTGGCGCCGCGGGTCGGCCCGGCGGTGCTGGGCGTGCGCACGCCCGAAGTGGTCGTCCCGCGCTGGCTCCTGGAAGCCACGCCGGAAGAGCAACGGCTGGTCGTGCTGCACGAGCGCGAGCACATCCGCGCCCGCGATCCGCTCCTGCTGGCGGCGGGGTGCCTGGCCGCGGCGCTGGTCCCCTGGAACCCAGCCGCCTGGTGGATGCTCCGCCGGCTGCGGACGGCCGTGGAGCTGGACTGCGATGCCCGCGTGCTGCGCCACGGTGTGCGGCCCGCCGCGTACGGAACGCTGCTGATCGACATGGCCGGGCGTGGACCCGGCCTCACCCTGGGCGCGCCGGCGCTGGCCGGCACGCCCTCATCCCTGGAACGGAGAATACGAGCCATGAACGTACGAATTCCGCGCTTCGCCCCGGCGCGCGCCGGGCTGCTCGGCGTGCTGGCGATGGGCGCCCTCGTCGCCGCCTGCGAGACCGCGCTCCCCACCACCGCCGAAG
It contains:
- a CDS encoding BlaI/MecI/CopY family transcriptional regulator; amino-acid sequence: MTEITFTPRELDVMSILWRSGSGTVNEVREALGEELAYTSVLSVLQTLEEKGYVRHEPEGRAYRYHPTVAPDRAGRSAISRIREAVFQGSAELMFAQLVSDRGLKREELERMRRLLAERMEEEP
- a CDS encoding M56 family metallopeptidase; translated protein: MIVSWMLYSLLVSVLVAAAAWVLEEVCRLLGRPVRWVWIGAMGATLALVALAPLRTSAPTSLAIDTAVVRRTAPVAADDTDAGLLAALTDAATAVRDLAGDTLRDAATLGARIPGEALAAGWLVLTAALLAIAAATLHRGNRERRRWPLHDVAGTPVRVAPRVGPAVLGVRTPEVVVPRWLLEATPEEQRLVVLHEREHIRARDPLLLAAGCLAAALVPWNPAAWWMLRRLRTAVELDCDARVLRHGVRPAAYGTLLIDMAGRGPGLTLGAPALAGTPSSLERRIRAMNVRIPRFAPARAGLLGVLAMGALVAACETALPTTAEVDRMDVRAAETQATRFRVVGDDANMTYFVDGKQVTAEEARAVAAGRIAQIAVRRKNDGTGTFTITTGAPTFEGTAHTRDLTVFRNEAGGAQIRIRGNNPNRESFGPVHARTGENFEGLMVVDGRITDPSAMRTIAPGSIDNVEVIKGPAAARLYPNDPRAAHGVIRITTKAGARR